One window of the Micromonas commoda chromosome 11, complete sequence genome contains the following:
- a CDS encoding Drug/Metabolite transporter superfamily (triose phosphate:phosphate translocator), with protein sequence MYFGLWYFLNVQFNIINKQIYNYFPFPWFVSAIHLAVGLLIMTFFWTTRLVKFEKPDSEFLKAVTLPSFLHAFGHCLTNVSFAAVAVSFTHTIKTLEPVFSAIGSYLVTGTVYAWPVYMALVPIMGGVALASATELSFTWLGFSTAMASNVAFSARAIFSKKLMAKMSPLNLYNFVTIVSLLFCIPFVIAFEGSTLAAGIAKAVELKGQKEFVLALLKVGAFYHLYNQVAYQALGKVEPVTHAVGNVGKRIFVIGFTILAFGNKISTQTAIGSAIAVVGAGLYGWLKAKYAADTKTVKKA encoded by the coding sequence ATGTACTTCGGGCTCTGGTACTTCCTCAACGTCCAGTTCAACATCATCAACAAGCAAATCTACAACTACTTTCCCTTTCCCTGGTTCGTCTCTGCCAttcacctcgccgtcggcttGCTCATCATGACGTTCTTCTGGACCACCCGTCTGGTCAAGTTCGAGAAGCCCGACTCCGAGTTTCTCAAGGCGGTCACCCTCCCGTCCTTCCTCCACGCCTTTGGCCACTGCCTGACCAACGTGTcattcgccgccgtcgccgtgtccTTCACGCACACCATCAAGACGCTCGAACCAGTGTTCTCAGCTATCGGCTCGTACCTCGTCACGGGGACCGTGTACGCGTGGCCCGTGTACATGGCGCTCGTGCCCATCATgggaggcgtcgcgctggcgtcCGCCACGGAGCTGTCCTTCACGTGGCTGGGTTTCAgcaccgcgatggcgtcaAACGTGGCGTTTTCCGCGAGGGCCATCTTCAGCAAGAAGCTCATGGCGAAGATGAGCCCGCTGAACCTGTACAACTTCGTGACGATCGTGTCGCTGCTGTTCTGCATCCCGTTCGTGATCGCGTTCGAGGGatcgacgctcgccgcgggcatcgccaAGGCTGTGGAGCTCAAGGGGCAGAAGGAGTTTGTCCTGGCGCTGCTCAAGGTTGGCGCGTTTTATCACCTCTACAACCAGGTGGCGTACCAGGCTCTCGGCAAGGTGGAGCCCGTGACGCACGCGGTGGGCAACGTCGGTAAGCGCATCTTCGTCATCGGGTTCACCATCCTCGCGTTCGGCAACAAGATCTCGACCCAGACCGCGATCGGCTCTGCCATCGCGGtggtcggcgcgggtctcTACGGTTGGCTCAAGGCGAAGTACGCCGCAGACACCAAGACGGTCAAGAAGGCTTAA
- a CDS encoding predicted protein — MTGTVASRATLLSRLAASAARGGAGAPSTSATAALTTATTTATRDDRAGRATTIAGDGTAPDRRRPPIDARPRSSSTRDAATSVVHPRACECASCAPSRGPLLRGGESAASRGVAPTSTSGSLRPWTIARLRGDHPADPRGVAGSSFAARGLRTGARLDKDAATGDDDANAGEHPESIDVDAMESSDDTDSRRDDPLPENLAKPSWLRKRLNRSQKGSYEGMLTEIDSYPDFEPPEGNLYNVADFGQRTIETDPSFLAEWRADYMKHQKELWAASTGNDVSAMSDEEFIAMYDAEFAVDAEEESRRILTWEVVNVLEAAGDGKHPLNRKVVLRVRLDALQGETGLSDEALEYIAEICGSRFDAKRREIRITCSRSGNREHNRQWCLKVLYDLIMEGNREYPSESYRFTPEGPVEPGTVGKQ, encoded by the coding sequence atgaCGGGCACCGTCGCATCGAGGGCGACACTTCTCAGCCGGCTcgcggcatccgccgcgcgaggaggagccggcgcgccgtccacctccgcgaccgcggctctgacgacggcgacgacgacggcgacgagggatgATCGTGccggacgcgcgacgacgatcgcgggcgATGGGACAGCGcccgatcgacgccgcccgccgatcgacgcgcgtccgcggtcgtcgtccacccgcgatgccgcgacgagcgtcgtccacccgcgcgcgtgcgagtgcgcgtcgtgcgcgccgtcgcgtgggccgctcctccgcggcggcgaatcggcggcgtcgcggggcgtcgccccgaCGAGCACCTCGGGCTCCCTCCGACCGtggacgatcgcgcggctGCGGGGGGATCATcccgcggacccgcgggGCGTGGCGGgttcgtcgttcgccgcgcgcggcttgcgcaccggcgcgcgcctggacaaggacgccgccaccggcgacgacgacgcgaacgccggcgaACACCCCGAAtcgatcgacgtcgacgcgatggaaTCATCCGACGACACGGATTCGAGGCGCGACGATCCGCTGCCGGAGAACCTCGCCAAGCCCAGCTGGCTCCGCAAGCGCCTCAACCGTTCCCAGAAAGGGTCGTACGAGGGGATGCTGACGGAGATCGACTCGTACCCGGACTTTGAGCCGCCGGAGGGTAACCTGTACAACGTCGCGGATTTCGGGCAACGAACGATCGAGACGGATCCGAGTTTTCTCGCCGAGTGGCGGGCGGATTACATGAAGCACCAGAAGGAGCTgtgggcggcgtccacgggtAACGACGTgtcggcgatgagcgacgaggagttTATCGCGATGTACGACGCGGAGTttgcggtggacgcggaggaggagtcgCGGCGGATACTGACGTGGGAGGTTGTCAACGTTCTGGAAGCAGCCGGAGACGGAAAGCACCCGCTGAACCGCAAGGTGGTGCTGCGCGTgaggctcgacgcgctgcagGGGGAGACGGGCCTGTCGGACGAGGCGTTGGAGTACATCGCGGAGATTTGCGGGTCGCGCTTCGACGCGAAGAGGCGCGAGATCAGGATCACGTGCTCGAGGAGCGGCAACCGGGAGCACAACAGGCAGTGGTGCCTCAAGGTTCTGTACGACCTGATCATGGAGGGAAACAGGGAGTACCCGAGCGAATCGTACCGGTTCACGCCGGAGGGACCGGTAGAGCCCGGCACGGTGGGTAAGCAGTGA
- a CDS encoding hypothetical protein (high homology to CCMP1545 v2 Prot ID 59868; conserved putative uncharacterized protein) — MFLTVLHCALDHCLAFTMISNSPNRGDLIDPASCHRSRLATRISPSSSIVRTMLAVVPRMVTAAPAASRRPVHTRALFTKEKAASKPKAKTVISTKTGNKSKKLSQEDSMKEMGGILAQATALGLAVPVGVVGLTEAGKRLSGGSDDAGLYGFILVAAAFAGWWAKKTADRDAIKADLAAKGLDVSTVDNVAVLKWLKAQDELGKGKQAVREIYRAYETESNPWSPFFKPTGVGKNGPKK, encoded by the coding sequence ATGTTCCTCACTGTTTTGCATTGTGCACTTGATCACTGTTTGGCATTCACGATGATCTCGAATTCACCGAACCGTGGAGATCTTATCGATCCAGCCAGTTGTCACCGATCCAGGTTGGCCACGCGCATTTCTCCATCATCATCCATCGTCCGCACCATGCTCGCGGTCGTTCCCCGCATGGTGACCGCGGCCCCGGCCGCGAGTCGCCGCCCCGTCCACACCCGCGCGCTCTTCACCAAGGAGAAGGCCGCCTCCAAGCCCAAGGCCAAGACGGTGATCAGCACGAAGACCGGCAACAAGAGCAAGAAGCTGTCTCAGGAGGACTCGATGAAGGAGATgggcggcatcctcgcgcaggccaccgcgctcggcctcgccgtgcccgtgggcgtcgtcggcctcACCGAGGCGGGTAAGCGACTGTCCGgcggcagcgacgacgcgggactGTACGGCttcatcctcgtcgccgcggcgttcgcgggaTGGTGGGCGAAGAAGaccgccgatcgcgacgccatcaaagccgacctcgccgccaagggaCTGGACGTCTCCACCGTGGACAACGTCGCGGTGCTCAAGTGGCTCAAGGCgcaggacgagctcggcaaGGGGAAGCAGGCGGTGCGGGAGATCTACAGGGCGTACGAGACGGAGAGCAACCCCTGGTCGCCCTTCTTCAAACCGACGGGCGTCGGCAAAAACGGACCCAAGAAGTAA
- a CDS encoding predicted protein — protein sequence MAEQKTCTICFTDGPVTEGVCCPHAHYTCADCFDAHVRNEAGKDLALLAKCDGRILCPRNTAANTDADRCDAPHFPDKDIAAAVSNDTFEAYLDARSKLRERQVAEEMEAQMEARLQLERERAKRGAGKEEKLRVAKEHVIEHILTLACPRCKQAFVDFDGCFALKCSRCAAAFCAYCLADCGRDAHQHVGSCPEGQASVKAAKKQKGVGGRAIGNMPATVYGTKEAFDVAQKRRRCRYLALYLEKLDADGQRELIKALAMELRDLDIAEKDVRHWQKKEAKAMQDRAVAQSNAAARQAPRPAQGGAHGGRRRGAAARGILDGAFHVVNFGREQLENGIFDAIFGHRPAPPGGVPGGGIHAANAAAAVPGFVPPAPAPRGGARRRRDQAQLREHIRHIPAMNDDEFEDLLAAGFFDQPPPPGGPPGLRGRAPPGAPNGGPAPGELPEGVIGPIRRARMERKKREAEERANAPPVVVDLSGRRASGGGASGGAVTVTVDLVTGEETRSGAGSPATKRNRSRRSSGAAPAGGSDAVVVDLT from the exons atgGCTGAACAGAAG ACGTGCACGATATGCTTCACCGACGGTCCGGTGACCGAGGGCGTGTGCTGTCCCCACGCGCACTACACCTGCGCCGACTgcttcgacgcgcacgtccgCAACGAGGCCGGCAAGGAtctggcgctcctcgccaagTGCGACGGACGCATCTTGTGCCCCCgcaacaccgccgcgaacaccGACGCCGATCGATGCGACGCCCCGCACTTCCCCGACaaggacatcgccgccgcggtttcCAACGACACGTTCGAGGCGTACCTCGACGCGAGGTCCAAGCTCAGGGAACGACAGGTGGCGGAAGAGATGGAGGCGCAGATGGAGGCGCGACTACAGCTGGAAAGGGAACGCGCCAAGCGAGGCGCGGGAAAAGAGGAgaagctccgcgtcgccaaGGAGCACGTCATCGAACACATCCTGACGCTGGCGTGCCCGCGATGCAAGCAGGCGTTCGTGGACTTCGACGGGTGCTTCGCATTAAAGTGCAGTcgatgcgcggcggcgttttgCGCGTACTGCCTAGCCGATTGCGGGCGAGACGCGCATCAACACGTGGGTTCGTGCCCCGAGGGCCAGGCGTCCGTCAAGGCGGCTAAGAAACAGAAGGGCGTGGGCGGGCGGGCGATCGGCAACATGCCCGCGACGGTGTACGGCACGAAGGAAGCTTTCGACGTGGCGCAgaaacggcggcggtgcaggTACCTGGCGCTGTACCTGGAAAAGTTGGACGCCGATGGGCAGCGGGAATTAATCAAAGCGCTGGCGATGGAGCTGCGGGACCTCGAcatcgcggagaaggacgtTCGGCACTGgcagaagaaggaggcgaaggcAATGCAGGAcagggcggtggcgcagagcaacgcggcggcgcggcagGCGCCCCGGCCGGCGCAGGGCGGTGCGCACGGGGGCCGCCGGCGTGGTGCCGCAGCTCGCGGGATATTGGATGGAGCGTTCCACGTGGTCAACTTTGGTCGGGAACAACTCGAGAACGGGATCTTCGACGCAATCTTCGGGCAccggcccgcgccgccgggtgggGTTCCTGGTGGCGGGATTCAtgccgcgaacgccgctgccgccgtgcccgggttcgttccccccgcgccggcgccgaggggcggcgcgagaagaaggcgggACCAGGCGCAGCTGCGGGAGCACATCCGGCACATCCCCGcgatgaacgacgacgagttcgaggatctcctcgcggcggggttctTCGAccagccgcctccgcccggcGGGCCGCCCGGGCTGAGGGGCagggcgccgcccggcgcgccgaacgGCGGGCCCGCGCCGGGTGAGCTACCGGAAGGGGTCATCGGGCCCatccggcgcgcgaggatggaGCGGAAAAAACGCGAAGCCGAGGAGCGAgccaacgcgccgcccgtggTGGTGGACCtgagcgggcggcgggcgagcggcggcggggcgagcggcggtgcggtgacggtgacggtggACCTCGTCACCGGGGAGGAGACGcggtcgggcgcgggttctccggcgacgaagcGGAACCGGAGCCGGCGATCTagcggggcggcgccagcTGGCGGAagcgacgcggtcgtcgtcgacctgACGTGA
- a CDS encoding predicted protein codes for MLATLPILAPRRTPSRASRRGTPVLAARGTPRARPEGDDAPRPRVSRQTSRPTFPFSRVVNHEPAKAALLLAAVDPNIGGVALFGRRGTCKTVLARAVHALLPALEEDEEDEEEKKETAGVEESATHARPNRPPPFVTVPLSATEDAVVGTIDVEASARVGEPVYEPGLLARADRGEFILIFVRTIRLTWFFFWFFFW; via the coding sequence atGCTCGCCACGCTCCccatcctcgcgccccgccggaccccatcgcgcgcgtcgcgtcgcggaacccccgtcctcgccgcgcgaggcaccccccgcgctcgccccgaaggtgacgacgcgcctcgcccgcgcgtaTCGCGCCAGACCTCGCGTCCAACCTTCCCGTTCAGCCGCGTGGTAAACCACGAGCCGGCCAAAGCCGCGCtgttgctcgccgccgtggacccgaacatcggcggcgtggcgctcTTCGGTCGCAGGGGCACGTGCAAGAcggtgctcgcgcgcgccgtgcacgcgctgctccccgcgctcgaggaggacgaggaggacgaggaggagaaaaAGGAGACGGCGGGCGTCGAAGAGTCGGCGACCCACGCCCGCCCCAACCGCCCACCGCCCTTCGTCACCGTGCCCCTGTCAGCCACGGaggacgcggtcgtcggcacgatcgacgtcgaggcgtccgcgcgcgtcggcgagcccgtGTACGAACCCGGCCTGCTCGCCAGGGCCGACcgcggtgagtttattttaataTTTGTACGGACAATtagactgacgtggttttttttttggtttttttttTGGTGA
- a CDS encoding predicted protein: MSVVVGCPVNPRFPRASAADVRGARRVRGDAPRVGARARPAPASNRDLIVVHGKKKGGFASEMMGGGDENAVTTKKAAASSKGTAPRADEVCPCGGYPTPGLPYARCCKPYHKGDAYPGDCVTLMRSRFSGYAKGEGDYIVKTTHPENPIFKDGSKAESGKVVSSLADDVKMTCKKVRFYGLEIVQDKGKGEDEHYVGFKYKCRVVGQKGFKELAEESHSELSTFRRGEDGRWLFLDGVTGAVE; encoded by the coding sequence atgagcgtcgtcgtcgggtgcCCCGTCAACCCCCGATTtcctcgcgcgtccgccgccgacgttcgcggcgcccggcgcgttcgcggcgatgctccgcgcgtcggcgcccgcgcccgccccgcgcccgcgtctaACCGCGATctcatcgtcgtccacggCAAGAAAAAAGGCGGGTTCGCATCTGAGatgatgggcggcggcgacgagaacgccgtcacgacgaagaaggcggcggcgtcatccaagggaaccgcgccgcgcgccgacgaggtctGCCCGTGCGGGGGCTACCCGACCCCGGGGCTGCCGTACGCGAGGTGCTGCAAGCCGTATCACAAGGGCGACGCGTATCCCGGCGACTGCGTCACGCTGATGCGGTCTCGATTCAGCGGCTACgcgaagggcgagggcgattaCATCGTCAAGACGACGCATCCGGAGAATCCAATCTTTAAAGATGGGAGCAAGGCGGAGTCCGGCAAGGTGGTCagctccctcgccgacgacgtgaaGATGACGTGCAAGAAGGTGCGATTCTACGGACTGGAGATCGTGCAGGACAAAGggaagggcgaggacgagcacTACGTGGGGTTCAAGTACAAGTGCAGGGTGGTCGGGCAGAAGGGATTTAaagagctcgccgaggagagtCACAGCGAGCTCAGCACGTTCAggcgcggggaggacggACGATGGCtcttcctcgacggcgtgaccggcgcggtcgagtaG
- a CDS encoding hypothetical protein (MIF4G is the middle domain of eukaryotic initiation factor 4G (eIF4G)) — translation MGRFGGRGGRGGGRGGRGGRGGGGRGGRGVPFKPGPKLGRAVEDELAARDEDDDADDRRSGWDEMGGAPRRKKSVLDRKTMRKRAKEDKAAQRRAWATRHQKKEPGPGDGSGGGGGGDASGGDAGKRGASKKRRGGGADEEEDDPRYVKERGGGAKRRRRDDDDDDDDDDARKGRASEKKNPNKPVTLTAEQRMGRSAYEAYKRDEAEQRRLMKKLKGRKGQEDDGMGFFFDSLPGMEILERGDEDRARKESLSAETKKAAASFGDKLAKLRRRDAMESDDDDDDDDDIDGLDDDDDDGSDDDAAAEPRGRSEKNTAGDGGVVNFDELDDALEAAFADDSDEDDDDEEDDDDAHDDADEDDDEDDEGEEEEAEEEEAEPKAAPISTPSGKYVPPAQRAAAAAAAARAGGKSESEAKAAAALEDATRQVRGLMNRMGESNVANIAREIAGIARDVPRRAVGDACTAEILKALVDGPRASEQYAAALAAFVAGVSGELGPELAARFGRETLKALDIARQAGNAKAASNLCAVFARLHTCGLYPGRVVYGLLTRLVETLDELDAALMLSLLRCAGPRLRSEDPAGMRDFIASLQTRVAELREKNKEGDDGVRSGDQGGQGGGLTKRARLMLDMVVDLKNNKRVAGAGAGGAGGSEGGDQWGFPAALAKWLRASHAVGDAAVALRALTHERLVDEGAWNRGQWWLPDATGTEAWFAARAAQDRSDSAARNAAASTHDEGAELLAKAKGLRMNTEARRAIFCVIMGAEDFADALDRLLGLPLADKQEREIPRVLIECCLQEKAYNPYYETLATRLCERVKSHRLTLQLCVWDQIREIAPTRRNLDGFDRDYTAGGADSSKPKVSVRRIANLARFTAGLLVSGALAPTALKVIDFGGGLDSDERARLHHRLLLQALLSFPVAKRGEVHTVFQGIARGGSGRASRGEMGALRASLGQALGSVELLEGLPKGDGAVPGTVKYVKKAAREASNILQGMLA, via the exons ATGGGTCGGTTcggaggccgaggaggccgcggcgggggtcgcggcggtcgaggaggccgcggcggcggcggtcgaggaggtcgcggcgtcccgtTCAAGCCCGGCCCCAAGCtcggccgcgccgtcgaggatgaactcgccgcgagggacgaggacgacgacgcggacgatcgCCGCAGCGGCTGGGACGAGATGGGCggagcgccgaggcgaaaGAAGTCGGTGCTAGACCGCAAGACGATGCGCAAGCGGGCCAAGGAGGACAAGGCGGCGCAGCGTCGGGCGTGGGCCACGAGGCATCAGAAGAAGGAACCGGGACCCGGCGatgggagcggcggcggcggcggcggagacgcatCGGGCGGAGACGCGGGCAAGAGAGGCGCGTCGAAgaagcgacgcggcggcggcgccgacgaggaagaggacgaCCCGCGATACGTCaaagagcgcggcggtggggccaaaagacgccggcgcgacgacgacgacgacgacgatgacgacgacgcgcgaaagggacgcgcgagcgagaaGAAGAATCCGAACAAGCCCGTgacgctcaccgccgagcaGCGCATGGGCCGCTCCGCGTACGAGGCCTAcaagcgcgacgaggccgagcaGCGACGTTTGATGAAGAAACTCAAGGGAAGGAAGGGtcaggaggacgacggcatGGGGTTCTTCTTCGACTCACTCCCGGGCATGGAGATACTCGAGCGTGGGGACGAGGACCGGGCAAGAAAGGAGTCGCTCTCCGCCGAGACCAAGAAGGCGGCCGCATCCTTCGGCGACAAGCTGGCGAAGCTTCGAAGGCGCGACGCCATGGaaagcgacgacgacgacgacgacgatgacgacatAGACGgactggacgacgacgacgatgacggatcggacgacgacgcggctgcCGAGCCCCGGGGGCGGAGCGAGAaaaacacagctggcgacggaggcgtcgtGAACTTTGACgaactcgacgacgcgctggaggcggccTTCGCagacgacagcgacgaggacgacgacgatgaggaggatgacgacgacgcccacgacgatgccgacgaggacgacgacgaggacgacgaaggcgaggaggaggaagccgaggaggaggaagccgagcCCAAAGCCGCCCCGATAAGTACGCCCTCCGGTAAGTACGTCCCCCccgcgcagcgcgccgccgccgccgccgccgccgccagggcgGGCGGCAAATCCGAATCCgaggcaaaggcggcggcggcgctggaagACGCGACTCGGCAGGTCAGGGGCCTCATGAACCGCATGGGCGAGTCCAACGTGGCAAACATCGCTCGCGAAatcgcgggcatcgcgcgcgacgtccccaggcgcgccgtcggcgacgcgtgcacCGCGGAGATACtcaaggcgctcgtcgacggcccgagggcgtcggagcagtacgccgccgcgctcgccgcgttcgtcgccggcgtgagcggtgagctcggcccggagctcgcggctcggttcg GGCGAGAGACGCTCAAAGCGCTCGACATCGCTCGCCAAGCCGGcaacgccaaggcggcgtccAACCTCTGCGCCGTGTTCGCGCGCCTGCACACGTGCGGGCTGTAccccggtcgcgtcgtctaCGGGCTGCTGACGCGGTTGGTGGAAacgctggacgagctcgacgccgcgctgatgCTGTCGCTGCTTCGCTGCGCGGGTCCGAGGTTGAGATCGGAGGACCCGGCGGGGATGCGGGATTTCATCGCGAGCCTCcagacgcgcgtcgcggagctccggGAGAAGAACAaagaaggcgacgacggggttcgatccggcgaccaaggaggccaaggcggcgggctcACGAAACGTGCCAGGCTCATGCTCGACATGGTGGTGGACCTCAAGAACAATaaacgcgtcgcgggcgcgggcgccgggggcgcgggcggctccGAGGGCGGCGATCAGTGGGGcttccccgcggcgctcgccaagtggctccgcgcgtcgcacgccgtcggcgacgccgcggtggcgctgagGGCGCTGACGCACGAGCGGTTGGTGGACGAGGGTGCGTGGAATCGCGGTCAGTGGTGGCTTCCGGATGCGACGGGAACGGAGGCGTGgttcgccgcgagagccgcgcaGGACAGGTCGGATTCCGCGGCtaggaacgcggcggcttccacgcacgacgagggcgccgagctcctcgcgaagGCTAAGGGTTTGCGGATGAACACCGAGGCGAGACGTGCCATCTTCTGCGTCATCATGGGCGCCGAGGATTtcgcggatgcgctcgaCAGGCTGCTCGGTTTGCCCCTCGCGGATAAGCAAGAACGCGAGATTCCCCGGGTGCTCATAGAGTGCTGTCTGCAAGAGAAGGCGTACAACCCGTACTAcgagacgctcgcgacgaggcTGTGCGAGCGCGTGAAGAGTCACCGGCTCACCTTACAGCTGTGCGTGTGGGATCAGATTCGGGagatcgcgccgacgcgtcgcaaCCTCGACGGCTTCGATCGGGACTACACGGCTGGCGGCGCCGACTCGTCAAAACCCAAGGTTTCCGTTCGTCGAATCGCCAACCTGGCGCGGTTCACCGCGGGTCTgctcgtctccggcgcgctcgccccgacCGCGCTCAAGGTGATCGATTTCGGCGGAGGCCTCGAcagcgacgaacgcgcgcggctccACCACCGGCTGCTGCTTCAGGCGCTGCTCTCGTTTCCCGTCGCCAAGCGAGGCGAGGTGCACACCGTGTTTCAGGgcatcgcgcggggcgggtccggacgggcgtcgcgcggggagatgggcgcgctgcgcgccagTTTGGGTCAGGCGCTCGGCTCGGTAGAGCTCCTGGAGGGGCTTCCGAAGGGCGACGGGGCTGTTCCCGGGACGGTCAAGTACGTGAAGAaagcggcgagggaggcttCAAATATCCTGCAGGGCATGCTGGCGTAA
- a CDS encoding predicted protein encodes MSAQPSPEPSLPPDEDPARYLSVPIGDEAPGEPRAHVIERVRGRWCERSAGGHVGAVGGGERPSPRSGATSSALRSNPMFVVQCESPCETRFFVTRQDGGSAADASLELFGLPCVRWNAARRMRGRRWMLVGEDYYRRVASSTDGPNDTSWTRERAADACDAGCTCLRCVAIERGGGGAELRATLDGDPRGYALMVCAEEPGEFTVRCVSTGPVRVTTTPRRTCVTAWGGWREVEGTDRGSRVHRNWDKNPQFLLEVCDDGVRRGRFAISLVCGSRWLSPSRASDGGKRTSGKRRRELCPIDGAIGFGITCCGSGELITETDYVYDDEIILEYDFGETKSTPGTDANQFRIVPSCYAPGVEGVFSLTVHSLDACGFKLEPIAPW; translated from the coding sequence ATGAGCGCGCAGCCCTCGCCCGAGCCGAGCCTCCCGCCCGATGAAGACCCGGCGCGGTACCTCTCCGTGCCCATCGGCGACGAAGCCCCgggcgaaccgcgcgcgcacgtcatcgagcgcgtgcgcggacgATGGTGCGAGCGCTCCGCGGGCGGtcacgtcggcgccgtcgggggaggCGAACGGCCTTCGCCGAGATCTGGCgcgacgtccagcgcgttGAGGTCCAACCCGATGTTCGTCGTGCAGTGCGAATCGCCGTGCGAGACGCGCTTCTTCGTCACCCGCCAAGATGGaggatccgccgcggacgcgtccctcgagcTCTTCGGGCTCCCGTGTGTCCGGTggaacgcggcgcgaaggatgAGGGGACGCCGGTGGatgctcgtcggcgaggattactaccgacgcgtcgcctcgtcgaccgACGGACCGAACGATACGAGCTggacgcgcgaacgcgccgcggacgcgtgcgacgccggaTGCACATGCCTTCGATGCGTCGcgatcgaacgcggcggcggcggcgccgagctccgcgccaccctcgacggcgaccctCGGGGGTACGCGCTGATGGTTTGTGCCGAAGAGCCGGGTGAGTTTACCGTGCGATGCGTCTCGACCGGTCCGGTgcgggtgacgacgacgccccggcgcACGTGCGTCACGGCGTGGGGCGGGTGGCGGGAGGTGGAAGGCACCGatcgcgggagccgcgtTCACCGAAACTGGGATAAGAACCCGCAGTTTTTGCTCGAGGTGTGCGACGACGGTGTGCGACGAGGGCGGTTCGCGATTAGTCTCGTCTGCGGATCCCGCTGGCTCTCGCCTTCGAGAGCCAGCGACGGGGGCAAGCGAACGAGCGGaaagcgacgacgcgagctgtGTCCCATCGATGGCGCGATCGGGTTCGGGATCACGTGCTGCGGCAGCGGTGAGCTCATCACCGAGACCGACTACGtctacgacgacgagattATACTCGAGTACGACTTCGGCGAAACGAAATCGACGCCGGGCACGGACGCGAACCAGTTTCGCATCGTCCCGAGCTGCTACGCCCCGGGAGTCGAGGGCGTCTTCTCGCTCACGGTGCAcagcctcgacgcgtgcggTTTCAAGCTCGAGCCCATCGCGCCGTGGTGA